The nucleotide sequence GCCCTCTGCGGATGAAAGCTATGGCAAATCAAAAAAATTAGCACATGTCGTTACAGCCAGCCATGGGCGTACATACAAGCAAAGACCATGTCGACATTGTTCTTGACGCCGAACAGGAGATCGGCCTTGTCCTTCTCGGAGAGGGCGGGCAGATCGACATCGGTGTTGGGCAGGTTGACACCCTTGCGGGAAGAGATGAAACCATTGTTGCGCGCCTGAACCTTGATGGTCTTGTCGTCGACAATCTCGAGCACATCGAACGCCAAGACACCGTCGTCGACGTAAATAATGCGGCCTGGGGAGATGACCTTGGTGATGTTCTTGTAGTCGACGTACCTGGTGGCAGTGTCAGTTTAGGAGGTTCGCGTGGTGAATCGGGGGAGCTTACATGTTCTCGGTGGTGCAGGCCGTGGCATACTTCTcatcggtggtgatgttcaAGATGGCGCCGGCGGAGATGGGGAGATCGGCATCGTTGACGGTGTTGCCGGTACGGATCTCGGGGCCCTTGGTGTCGAGGGCGATGGCGACCTGACGGCCCTTCTGGGCCTTCTCGGCAGCGCGAGCATTGTCAATGACAGACTCTGCAGTCAGACTGTTAGCACCGACGATCACAGGAAGACAAGACTTGTGCCAAGCATCCGTGGATGGCCAGGCGGTGGTGTCTGCGGGTCGCCCAGGTGGAGCCAGGGAAAGCTGGACCTGAGCGGACCTCGCGACCTATCCACCAAAGCGCATCATCGAGGCATGGATAGCGCAGGGAACATACGGTGGTACTCGTAGCTGCCGTGGGAGAAGTTCATGCGCACCACGTTGAGGCCAGCCTCGCGGAGCTTGTTGATGGCCTCAACAGAGTTCGTCTTGGGGCCAATGGtgcagatgatggaggtgcgGCGGAAGTTGCGGGCAGGCTGGAACGCGGTATCGAGCTGCGAGAGCCATTCGATCTTGCCCCCCAAGTTGAGGTGGTCGAGAGCTGTGTTGACCATGTTGAAGGACTGTAGGGGAATTCTGAGCGAGACTCGGAACCCGGAAGGAGGAGATAGAGGTCGGACTGCTAAAGATTCCTGGAGATGAGGTCTTGTCAGCGGGACAGGTTCGAAATCCAACGATGGAATTTGCTGAGGTGTTTGCTGAGGCGGAAACAAGAACACAAAATCGAGTTCCGGCCGGAAGTcgagcagaagaaggcaaCCCCTCGCCCAGCCAGGGTCCCGTCGGACTGCAGCGATAACGGAACACCGGACGCGCTGACGCCGCAACCCCCGGCCAGCCAACGAGAGACAGAAGAGACAGAAAAGACAGAAGAGACAGACGAGACAAACTCACCTCTTAACAATGCGATGTTCAAGAGTGGTCGAGCAGGtgaagagaggaagggagAACGagagggatggatggatgggaaagTCGAGGAAAAGTTGAGGGAATTGGGTTTGTATCTAGTTCTGGAAGTTCTGCgcgaaaaaaagaaaaaaaaaaacagatgCGGTTCAACCAAAGCCCAGCCAGACTGGACTTGCCTGCCTTCGGGCATGGAGGGGAAgcttcccccccaaaagcTCTTCCCAACAATCATCCCACTCAGCTCTTGCCAAAGCCCCAcgcacccctcccctccctggACAGTgaatgggtggatggggtcTTGACGTGGGCGGTTAGGTTAGGTTCGTCTCCCCTTGCCATTGAGGTGGCCTTGTCAAACCTGGAACCCATCGCAGTGGCTTGCATTGGCCATGCATGATGAAGATACGAAGCCCCGAGATCCAGCCCCCGTAGTAGATTGACTTGACCACTATTATATGCATGTAGCATCTCTGTGTCCATCACATCGTTCGTCCATGGCATCGCTGCCGTGAGTGTTCCTGCCAAGGCCCCTCACCAGATGAAGACCCAAAAAGAACGCGGGGGTTCTCATCAGATTACCCCACCTTTCTGACGGGCGGTGAGAGGGCCATtggtggcgggggtggtgttctGCCGTTTGGGTGACACAGAGAATGTCAACCAATCGCTGACAACTCTGACGGCATGCGGGGCCGAGTGAGGGAAAAGCGGGACAATTCCAAAAAGGGGTTTGGCCTGCTTTGCTCGTGACTCCGCACGTGCATCCTTGCTGGCTGAGCTGCCCTGCTGAGGTAAGGGAACCTTGAAGTGGTCCAAGCTCTCGAATCGGCGGCTGCGCACGGGGCACACGGTGGCTGGAAGAGGAGCTGAGTCTTGCTGGTGTCTGTCGTTGTCGCTTGCTTCTGATCGCCCGACCGACCCCCCGCTAAAGATTCCATACCGACACCACCAGAACCGCATCACTATCGCTATCCTCCTCACGTTCCTGTCGAGACTGCCCTGCGCCGCCGATATCTGTCCAACTCTCGTCCGTTGCGAAAAATAAATTTGTTCTCGGTCGACTCGATTCACCATGGTCGTAAGTATTCGCCCCCTTCGAGTGCCATCACCGCCTCTTTCTGCTCGGCGGTCTCTGTGTCGCTTTCCGAGTCTAAGAACCATGCcgtcttccagctcctcgactTACTGACATTCGGCCTCTGGTCAAAGCTGGCAAGGTTGACTCATTATGCCTTTGATGCTGTGCTCGGTGAGTCGCTGCCCACACCTTTCGCCTGCACCGCCTCTGCTTGGGCTCTCTGTCGGCTAACCCAACATACCTAGTTTCCACCATCCTTGCAGGGATGAAGCGCTCGACCGGCCTGACGTGAGTCGATTAACGAGAACATGGAAAGAACCGAATAAAAGTGCTGATGGTTCGGAATTCGCAGTTTCCAAGCCGATCAGATTGGTGATTCGGACCAGGACCCCTTCAGGAAGTTCATGAACCGCTACCTCGGTGTCGGCGAGTGGGTGATGGATCAGTCGGTTGCCATTGCAGGCTCGAGCAAGTGGTTCAAGAGAACCCGGTAAAGCGCCTCCATGCTTTCATGACGAAACGATCGAAACCGGATGGCGGGGAAACAGGCGGTCGAGGCGAGGGGAGCATATGGACGCCAGCCTCCCTATGGCTCAACTGGTTTGgggctggcggaggagatcATGATCATGATCATGTTCATGTTATGACCGGGCCGGGTACATGCGGGCGGTTTTCGGGGTGCTTTTCTCGAGTCGCGCggtctttttttgttggcgGCGTTCAGGGACTCTCCTTGAcaaagagaaggagatgcaTTTTCTCCTCTTGGGATTCTGAATATCGGATTTGGTCCTAGGATTTTTGCGCAATACCATTGGAATTTTCCCATCTCTGTGTCCTGGTGATGCAGGAGGCTCCTGGGGTGTGTTTCTGTCCGTTTCCCGTTCTGTTCCGATGCCCCATCCGGGGTAGCATTAGCCGAGGCAATCCATAGCAGGCCTAGTTCTGCCAGCTGTGCCAGCCCACGGGCCACAAGTTcacaacaccactcacacgACAGACATCACGACATGTTTTCGAGTTACATACACATAGGGCACGGCTTGACGGTTCAATCGCTGGATTATGTTGATCTACCGCCCTAGAAACAAGGCCTTCTCTGCCGGGAAGAAGGACTCTTCGTCTGGCGGCAATACATccgcttcttcctcctcccccactcCTCCGAGTACATCTGtttcagcctcctcctcgcctaATAGAGATCCTCCCCCTTGTCCTCGAGATAATTAACGAAGCTGTTCCAattcttcctcctccgcagcAACGGCCTGATGACTTTGCGTTGCAACCAGTCGCAGGCTCTCTGGCTTTCCTGACATGTCGTGCTCTCCTGCAGCGCTTCCCACTCCAAGTCTGTTTCCGTCTTCTCCATCACGGGCGCGAGAGCCGTCCTCGCCTCGGGCTCAGGCATGGCTTGCAGAACCATCATCTGACGCTTCAGATGCTCGAGTTCTTCTTCGTCCAACTCCATTGGATCAAACGGCTTGCTCAGCCTGTCTCTGGCGTAGCGGTGGAGAGACTGGAGGAGGCTGATCACCTCGGATAGGTAGCGGAGTCTGTCGTCCGCGTCGCTGAGCATGTTGGTGAGATTACGCAGGGTTTTTCGCATGTTTCTGAGCCTGCTTTCAAGGTAGAGGAAGAGTGGGCGGCCGTGGCGGTTTTGGGGTTTAAATTGGGCTTCGATCgtgctggggagggttgggtatgtggtgagggggggcTGGCTGATGCGCAACCTGTCGTCGGTCAGGATGGACGGGAACTTTGGGGCGGAGGTGTCGGAGTGGGCGATGAGGCGGTAGATTGTTTTGATCCAGGTGCCGGTTATGCCGGGTTTTGATGCTACGTCGTAGGAGCTGGGTTGACGGCcggcgatggcggtggtgagggagatgaggcGGAGGATCGAGTGGCCGACGTGGCTGGACTGGCTGGTGTTGTGGTTCTGCTTAGTGTTATTCTCCTGCGTGTTGTTCCCCTCAGTGTTGTTCTCGCCCATGCTGTTCTCGCCCACGTTATTCTTCTTATCTTTCGAAATGATTTGAAAGAGGCTCGCCCGTCATGGGTGGTCAGGTCCATCCTTTCATATTCTTTTCCTGCCGGAAGAAGCTTGTCGAGGAAGCTTTCCACCTTGCTGGTCGTGTCATAGGAGACCAGAAATGACAGGTCGCTTTTCATAGCGGGCGGTTTGTTGGGTGCCATTGTTCTGAGTTGAGGCTGGTGTAAGTATTGGACCTGTGGTCTGAGTTGAGAGTGGACCAAGTTGGTACTGGACTGACCCAGTTGAGAGCAAACTGGGTTGACACCTGTGGTCTGAGTTGACGCCTCGAGAATGGTATGGGTTGAGAGTATGGAGGAATGCAAGTGGTTGCATAGATTGGGGGGAACCAGACGAGAATATATATAGTCGTTTTTAAATACCTCATCAAAGTTTTTCTCGCGATCGCTCTGTTTAAAACTCCAACAGCGTGGCGTTGGCATAGACTGACAGGCCGCAACTCAGACGGTGAGGTGGTTTAGGTTTGGCAGctcacaacaccaccggAATAGAACCTGAACTGGCTGAATCGATCGCAACAGAGACCATCTTTGATTGTCTGAAGCCCTTGACCATCTATCACTTTGCTTCTCTTCAAAGACCAATTCATCTTTACTTAATTGTAGCGAACATAATATGTCTATGAGCCCGTGTTTCCTTGCGATTGTGAGCGGTAGGTGGGAGGCTCCCGTGGGGCACCAGTGTCTGCAAATTGCTTTTCGCTGTGTGGGATCCAGAAGCTCCACGATGGCTTCAAAATGACAGAGGGGATTGATTATCAAGTATACAAGAATTCAGGGCTACCGTACCCTCCGTACCAGCAGCATCGATATGCGGTCTTTCATCGATGCACCTTGGGTCAGGGTTGTGGATTGTAGTCATGATGAGAGCTCATTGACATAAGACTTCTTTTGTTCACCCACAGACATACAATGTGCAACGTAGCCATGTCGTATCATTTTGGCCATTTTGCTTGAAAAGATAAAAATGAAATAAAAACACATTTGAGACCCCCAAGAAAGCGTTCAGTCACAGTTGCCATATCACTCGCCCCGGGCAGTGATCATCTCTCGTCATCTGCAAACTGACCAATCACAAGCCGCCTTGCGCACAGTGTAGGGTGCAACTCTGATAACAAATCATGTCCTTCTTCATGGACATCATCCAGGACGACTTTTCCTCCCTCGACCTTCACGAACCACTATCGCCATCTCATTCCGGCCAACTAATCAATAACGACAGATTAGCCCGCATCATGGAAATCCGACGCCTCGAAAGCCCAGATATCAACCCCCCAAGGTACCACGacccatcaacaccaccctcctcaccaccacagccatcttccatctcatcatcccccggAACACTCGGATCACCACCCAGACCACCACAATCCCCCCCTCAATTCCCCCaattctccctcttcccaggTGAACTCCAAAACCTAATCTGGGACCACGCCGCCCAGCTcctctcttccccaacctcgaccccaGGAatccacttcctcctccaaccccccctcttaAGCCCCAACACGCCCCCTCTCATCCGCCCGGCCCCCTTCCAGCTTTCTACTCCATGGCTCACCAACGACCTCGACCTCATCCCAACCAGAGACTCCTTCTGTCTCAACCTCgcaaacctcctcctcacctgcCGCGCCTCTCGCGCCGCCATTCTCCGCAACAACGCCTCTTTCCCATTCGCCCACAACAGAACTATCCTAAGGTCTCTCTCCCAAAAGGGGTATCCAATGTTGTGCGCCCCAAAGTCGGTCGACTTGTCCCTCGACCTCCACCGAGATTTGGTGTCACTGACCTCGGCCAATGGCACCTGTGACGAAGTGAGGAGGATGCTCGATTTCACCGACGGTAACCACTTCATGTTTTCGGCGGCGAGGAAATTTGCGGTGAGGTATGGGTTAGGCTGGGAACTGCCGACTCCGGGCCCGTTTCAGCACGACAGACGGTGTCCgacggggtggatggggatgagggggggtgggaggccGGGGTTTTGCTCGAGGTgtgtggggaggttggtcGAGCGGTtcaggaggttggaggaggtttgggttttggttgaTTTGCCTGAGAAGGGGTGGAAAAGGGTTGATggcgggtgggggaggaaaaaggagtttgaggggtggGATAGGCGGTGGTttgctgttgagggggtgggcgttgtgggggaggaggggaatgggaatgggggggtagtggaggaggggttggaggtgctggagagggtgaagagtAATTTGGTGAGTTCTTTTTCGAGATATAggtttgagatggagggaAGTGGTGCTGATGAGATGACAGAAAGATCCGAGGTATTATCATATGCCGTGGGTGAGCGAGTTGAAgtttgggttgttggggtgggagAAGTCGACATGATGAGTGGTTGAAGGGAACTACAAAAGGTTACATGGCCATGCGATACGAGAGTGTTGGTTGCAGTGGACTATGATCCGCCTTGCACAAGGTGTTGGACATCATATGAATATCTTGAGCAAGGAAGACACCCGGGTAACAGAACACATGGATTGGATATCGATCATGTCTTTTGGCTAAAGTGGTAGGTTCAGTGCGATGAAGCTTGGACATCCATGCTTGCAGATCTTGGAGAGAACTGTGTCGAGAGTAGGTAGTGTACATTTCGGTACGAAGCGGCATACATAGACAGTACAAGCATACTCAAGTGATAGTGATTATAGGGACATGCATGAGAGTGAGCTACCAGCGTTGTTTAGACAAGTGACAAAAAATCAGATGACTGACCGAGATGGGATGACAGGCCTCATGGTTTATGAAGATAGGATAGGCAAAGGCTCGTCGGCGCGACACTCCGACAATTCCACCAACTTCACGATGGCATTGCTGGAGTTGACAATGTTGGAGGCTCCCATGACGTCTCGGGCCTGTCTCACAACCCAGGGGCAGCTTGTTTGATCAGACCCGATCGGCTCTAGCGCATCGCCTGAGTGGC is from Podospora pseudopauciseta strain CBS 411.78 chromosome 5 map unlocalized CBS411.78m_5.2, whole genome shotgun sequence and encodes:
- a CDS encoding uncharacterized protein (EggNog:ENOG503PYAD), with the translated sequence MDIIQDDFSSLDLHEPLSPSHSGQLINNDRLARIMEIRRLESPDINPPRYHDPSTPPSSPPQPSSISSSPGTLGSPPRPPQSPPQFPQFSLFPGELQNLIWDHAAQLLSSPTSTPGIHFLLQPPLLSPNTPPLIRPAPFQLSTPWLTNDLDLIPTRDSFCLNLANLLLTCRASRAAILRNNASFPFAHNRTILRSLSQKGYPMLCAPKSVDLSLDLHRDLVSLTSANGTCDEVRRMLDFTDGNHFMFSAARKFAVRYGLGWELPTPGPFQHDRRCPTGWMGMRGGGRPGFCSRCVGRLVERFRRLEEVWVLVDLPEKGWKRVDGGWGRKKEFEGWDRRWFAVEGVGVVGEEGNGNGGVVEEGLEVLERVKSNLKDPRYYHMPWVSELKFGLLGWEKST
- a CDS encoding uncharacterized protein (COG:S; EggNog:ENOG503P6T0), whose translation is MVLARLTHYAFDAVLVSTILAGMKRSTGLTFQADQIGDSDQDPFRKFMNRYLGVGEWVMDQSVAIAGSSKWFKRTR